From Chryseotalea sp. WA131a:
GATTTGAATATGTTGGTAAGTATAGCGGCCATTGTAACGTTAGGTGCGCAATTCGTATTCTTATTCAACTTCGTTTACAATATTTTCAGAGGCAAATTGGCATCTGCTAATCCTTGGAACGCAACCACCTTAGAGTGGACAACACCTCGCTTGCCGGGGCACGGTAACTGGCCAGGCGAAATACCCACTGTGTATCGTTGGCCATATGATTATAGCAAGCCCGGTGCAAAAGAAGATTTTATTCCGCAGCACATTCCGTATTCTGAAACACCAGAGTCTAACTTCCCTCACGAGAATGATGAGATTAAGTTGGAGTTGGGAAATGATGCAATTATTGTAGAATCGGTTAAACACTAGAGTTTACAGCACTAGAAGCAAAAGCCCCTGCCAACTGGCAGGGGCTTTTGTTTTGATCTCATTTACATATAAACTCGAGTATTCAGTTATGTTACACCTTATCAGAATGAGGTAGTGGCTAATTAAACTCAAGATTGTGAAAGGTTTATTTGGTGAGGATTTTAGACATACTTCTAATTTTAAAAGCGATACTTTCTTATTTGGTTGTTGTTAAAATTATTTTTTTGATAGTTTTTTCTACCGAATGTTAACCTTGGAATAATTTTTAATAGTTTTGGTTAAACAAAATCGAATCTGCCATCACCGTATGGTAGCAGGCAATATTATTTATTTATTAGAATACCTATTTTTCTTATAGAGTGACTTTCTATGGATCGTCTGCTAGTTTTTAGTTCGTTGATCTGCTGTAAACCTCTTGCGTGCAGTTTTGAGTCTTTGTTTAACCCAGATTTTGCAGTAGAACTATCCAGTCAGACTTAGTGGCAGGTTTATTTTTTGGACATTTGAGAATAATCCATCATACCATTGCCTTCTTTTGAGTGGGACGGACATTTTCAGTACCCATTTTTGGGCTTCCTGCTCCACCCAACTTCCAACTGCAAAGCAGTTGAACCTTAATGTGGAAAGCTTGGGCTGTGGCTGTTTTTGATGGGTTATTTGCCGGAATAGGCTCATCAAATTATAGGCTACCATCACAAAGCGCATAGCTGTTTCAGTAGCACAAAAACTATCCATGCAAAAGCCTTCTGTACCGAAATCTTCTTTCAACTCCTTGATCCTGTTTTCGGCATCACCCCTGCGCTTATATTGTTCCCATATTTCTGTTGCCGGCAGGGCTTGGTTAGTGACAAAGGCATGGTACCTTTTGCGGTACACTTTTTCGTCCGCTATGCCCACGCTGCTGAATAATGTCTTGAGCTTCTTACCCGTTGCCCTGGCCCTGATTTCTTCACTTTGTTTGATGACCACAATCCTACGGGCTTTGCCCCAGCCGCCTTGCTGGTAGTTTATTTCCGATACCCATAAGCCTTCGCCTATCGCATTCCATTGGGTGATACCATAAATGCTGGCTTGTAAATTGGCATACAGCTTACAGGCAATGACGTAGGGGATATTTCTCTGCTCAATGAAATCCAAGACTGTACCGGTACAAAACCCACTATCGGCCCTGAACAACCCTACTGTTTTGTTTTTGAGGATGGCAAAGGTCTCTTCTAAAAAATGGATGCAGTTGCTGTTGCTCCCTGTATTGCCGCTGCGGTTCCAGCAATTGGCCACCATGCGTATGTCATTGACAAAAGCAAACAAGGGATGATGGCTGCCACGGCCAGGCTTCTTGGGGTTGTACCCTTTTTTGCTGCCCTCCTGTTCCCCGTAACGGGTGATCACACTGCTGTCCATATCCAACGTGTAATTGTCGAATTGGATCTGCTCAAAAAACCACGTGTACAGTTCAATGAAAATTTGGTGGTTCATTGAGGGCGTAAACTTTTTAAAGAAACGCCCGAAGGTGGTCCCCGAAGCAACCCGCTTCCATCCAAATATCTGGCGCAACACTTCATCAACCCGCACCACCGCTGTGTGACTAAAACGAAAGCAACCAATCCAGATGCCCACCCAAAAACTCTCTATTATACCCACGGCATCTATCCGGTTGTTACTCTTGCTCTCAGGCAAACCAAGCTCGGCCAACTTCTTGCTGATCCCAGTTTGGTCAATCAATATTTTCATCTCTTTCATCCCGCCCCACGCTGTTACTAATTTATCGGTATAGTGGTGTTCCATATTCAAATATAAGACACCTTGTCACTATTTCATTCTACTGCAAAATCTGGGTTTAAATGCCTTTCGTTTTATTTAATGATGAAATCCCCCAAACTTAATTTTATATGAACACTACCCAAACACGAGAAGAGATGTGCCTGCGTGGCCTGAAAATGAAATTGCTTACCGGTTTTGCGATGAGCCTTTTTGCTTTTGCAAGCTACGGCCAAGTGGCCTCCACCAATGGCAATTTTACCGCCACCACGCCCAGCAACCTATCGTTGCAGGCAGGAGCTACACCCACCACCCGGCTCACCATCCTCAACAGCAACGGCTTTGTTGGCATCAACACAACGGCACCATCCGATTGGCTGCACGTGAACGGCAACGTGAGGGCCAACCAGTTCAATACTGTCAACGGTATATTTAACACCACGGCAGCTGCCACCAACATGTCGTTCAACATCAACGGCACCAACCGCATGACGCTGTTGGCCACCAACGGCAATTTTGGCATCGGCACGGCCGCCCCTGCTGATCTTCTGCACGTGAACGGCAACGTGAGGGCCAACCAGTTCAATACTGTCAACGGTATATTTAACACCACGGCAGCTGCCACCAACATGTCGTTCAACATCAACGGCACCAACCGCATGACGCTGTTGGCCACCAATGGCAATTTTGGCATCGGCACGGCCGCCCCTGCTGATCTTCTGCACGTGAACGGCAACCTGCGCGGCACGCAGCTCAACCTTACGGGGGGCATACTCAATACCACGGCCAGCACCACCGACCTTTCTTTTAGGACCAACAACACGGCACGCATGACCATACTGGGCTACAACGGTTATGTTGGCATCGGTACCAACAGCCCGGCCAACCAGTTACAAATAGGCCCGAGCCCCAATGGCTGGGGGGGAAATGATCTGGTGGTGGCAAATGGCAATGGAGGGCTTGCCATTAGTACTGATGCTACTGAAACCTTCTTGGCTAGTACAAAAGATATCTCTATAAAACCAGGAAATGGCGTACAGTCCATTTACGCAAAATCGGATGGCAACGTAGGCATTGGCACTACTGCACCCACCGAAAAATTATCCATTAAGCAGCCTGGTGCAGCTTTTGCATTGACTGATGCGAGCATAACAAATACTGACTATAGCACCTTCAAAATTTGGGCAAACAATCAAAATGTTTTTGGATTGGGGGTTGGGGCTGAAACTAAAGCCTCCTATAATCCACAACTTCTATTTGATGGATTAAATAATTCAATTATTGCGTCTGGTACATTAGGCATTGGTACTACTACTGTCAATCCTGCGTACAAATTAGATGTAAACGGTACCATCAATGCCACCAGTATTTTGGTTAACGGTCAGCCTATATCAGGTGGCACTTCCTCGTGGACCAACATCGGCACCGATATCAATTTCCTGACTGGCAGTGTGGGGATTGGAAAGGCCCCCGCTGCCGGTAACAAGCTGGATGTTGAGGGGAACGTTAATTCCACAGGCATATTTTTGAATAGCAACCCTGGGCTGGGCGACCCTACCTTTACCACGCGAAGTGCAGGTACTAAATTTGTATTGAGCCCATCTTTGGCATCTGCCGCGGCTGACTATGCTTTTGGGGCTAGCGCCAATACACTTTGGAGTTCGGTAAACACAACTTCATCGTCTTTTAAATGGTTTGGTGGTACCACCCTTGCAGCCACCTTGACGGGAGGAGGCAATCTTACGCTAGGGGGTTCTGGGTCTATCAAAGCAAGGAACGTTATACCCTCTTCGATAAATTTAACTACTGCGGGTGCTACTACTACACTTAACTCCTCAAGTCACTATTACCAAAATTCCACAGTGGCTCAAACGATCAAGCTCCCCGTTGTTACCACCCTCAGCAATGGACATCAATTCTTCATTAAAAACAGTAGCACGCAGCCCGTTACCGTGCAAACCTCCGCTGGCACGGCCTTGCAAGTAATGGCCGCCAATGCCACGCTGGAATTGACCTGCATCAACACGGGTGGCGGCACGGGCACGGCCAGTTGGCAATGGGTGTACAACACCAACACCGCTGGTAGTCCTGCTACTTCGCAATGGACCACCACTGTAAGCAACATAAGTTATGCTGCGGGCAATGTGGGGATTGGAACGTCCACCCCGATTGGCAAGCTCGATATCAACGCTGCAGGCGTTCAATTGCGGCTGTCGGGAGGCACTGTCGCAGGGGGAGTTTGGACTAGCGCTACTGAGCATTTATACCTAGCTGATTGGAACACCGGGACAAAAGGATTACTTATTAACATGACTTCAGGCAATATAGGCATAGGCACCACTTCTCCTTCAGAAAAACTTGAGGTGAATGGAAACGTAAATGTGGGACTAAGCACTGGTGCTACAACTGGTTATGGTAGCCGATTGAATTTAAGGGGTCTTATTGATGATGGCGACCCCATTTGGATGTCGCGTTACAACGCTGGACCTAATCAAACTGAATTACGTGTGAATATCGGGGACGATGTTGGTGGAGAGGATGCCTTTACTGTTGGCAATTTTTTCTATGGTGATGGACAATGGAAGACTTTTATGAAAGTACAGAACAATGGCAACGTAGGCATCGGCACAGCCGCCCCTGATGCAGCCCTTACCGTAAAAGGTACCATCCACACCAACGAAGTGAAAGTTGACCTCAATGTACCCGGCCCCGACTACGTCTTTGAAAAAGGCTACGACCTCATGAGCTTGGAAGAAACCAAAGCCTACATAGATGCCAACAAACACCTGCCCGAAGTGCCCTCGGCCAAAGAGATGGAGAAAAACGGTGTGCAACTGGGAGAAATGAATTTGCTATTGCTTAAAAAGGTGGAGGAGCTGACGTTGTACTCCATTGAGCAAAACCAAAAGCTAAACTACCAACAATCTTTAATTCAAAAACTGCTCACAGAGCTTGACCAATTGAAAGCTGAAAATAAAGCAAATGGAAATAAAGAGAAATAATAAGCTGCCACTTTTTATAAATGAAAAAATAGTTGGGAGGCTCTTAAGAGCTACGTTGTTGCTCCATTTTTTAATGGCATCTTCATTCAATTGCCTTTCGCAAGGCGAGATTCCAGTCGATATGTTTACAGGAACTCCTTCTATCCAAATTCCTTTGTGGTCATTGACAGATTATGACTTGGTAGACAATGTTCAACTAAACTATAAGTCAACTGGCTTGAGAGTAGGGCAGCCAGTGGGTGATTTTGGAATAGGATGGAGTTTACAAGCAGGAGGCTCGATAACCAGAGAAGTGAAAGGGCTGCCGGATGATTTTCAAGGTGTGGGTGCTGATCTACGTAGGGGTTGGTTGTATCTCATATCGGCAGGCAATGGTGTGGCAAGTGATGTTGGAGGATTTACCAATAGTGCCGATTTAGCGGCTGGCTCAAGCTGTACTGACGAAACAACAGATTATAATAATCTAAATGGGTACAATTATAACATTGATACCGAGCCCGATGTATATTCTTACAGCGTTGGAAGCTTTTCAGGCAAATTTGTGTTTGACAACTCAAACTCCACTCCTGTCATTCGCCTAGTTCCGTTTGTTGACATAAAAATTCAACCTATCTTTTCTTCAGCCAGCGACTTTAAAATACAGTCATTTAAAATAACAACAAACAATGGAGTAGTTTACACATTTGATCAACCTGTAATGCAAGACAGGTGGACGGAAAAGTTGGATTGGTCTTTTAATCCGAGTAACCCCGTTCAATTTCGGCAACGAGACTTCTCACTCTACGATTTAGCCAGGTACAATAAAAAAGTAAATTTTGCGAGCGAATGGAAACTGAGTCGAATGGACTCTCCCTCTGGGGCATATATCGTATACAATTATACTTCTTATCTAACCACTTCTATTGAGCCATTTATTGTTGGATTTCGATCACCAACAAGTAGTGGCATCATAAGCAAAAGTATTTTCTCCACCCGCACAGATGGCGAGCAGAAAACACTTGCCTCTATCCGAGCATCTTCGGGGCAGCAATTGACAATTGCGACTTCCGAAAACAAGAGAACTATCTTGGTGTCGGATAGCAGGAGGGCAGTTACATCCATTAAGAGATATGAACTTTCTGTTGGTAGTTTTCTTACCTCTATTCAGGAGATTTCCGGGTGTGACTTATTGCCACCTTACAAATTTACATACGTAGGAGTGACTCCCGATGGCGCAGCGACTGAATACCCGACCCAAACCTCTTTTGAAAAGGACTTCTGGGGTTACTACAACGGAAAGACAAATACACATGCATTCCCTAAGCTTTATGTTTACCCGGCATTGCCACCGTCAGAGCGTTACCGGATTCATCCCATTCCTGGATATAGCGGCCAAGTCTACGTACTAGACGGTAGCGATCGTATACCCAATAGCAACAGCATGCAAATCGGTGTTTTGGAGACGATTCAATATCCGACAGGTGGTGCATCTACGATCAAGTATGAACCAAATAGCTATTACGATCAGTTAAGTGCTCAAACTTTAATTGGTGGAGGCTTGCGGGTTGCCTCTGTTACATATTTTGATGGAATAAATACAGCTTCAAAAATTATCAAGAATTTTAGGTACAATGATGAGTCAGGCCAAACTTCTGGACGGCTATTGACAAAGCCCGCATTTGCCATTCCTACTTACGAATATTGGGATCCCACTACTTCATCCCCTGAAGCTCGCAAGTCATATGCACAGCTTTCTGCTGGATCAGCACAGGAAATGTGGGAATATCTTACTGTCCGGACTGAGGACGACCTATTTTCCACGGAGACCACACGTGATAGTTATATTGGGTATAAGACTGTTACTGTAACCAGACCTGGTTCCGGCTCAGCAAAGTTTGAATTTTCGTTGCCCGGTTCCTTTGGTGAATCTATTAATGGCGATTGGATTTCAACTCAAAATAAATTTGTTAGAAACAGCGCCACCTGCCCCACGATGGGCATTGTTTCAGATGGAGGAACCTACGCATTTCCATATGCTCCAAATACTAATTATGAATATGAAAGGGGTTTGTTGTTGACAAAAACAGAATTTAATCAAGCAGGTACAAAGGTCAGAGAAACAATAAATCTTTATCAGAGCCTAATTGTTCCGGGTACACAGCCGCTAAAAGTATGGGGTTTAAAATACGACCGCTATAGCAATTCCTTAGATGCCTTTTTCTATGGCAAATATTATTATTTGACGGGTGTTCAAAAAGTGGCACTATCAGAAATGGTGACCGTTTTTGATGACGCTGATGTTTCGCGCAAAACCACAAGTAAGACTGAGTTCTTTTATGAAAGTCCGTACCATAAATTATTGAGCCGTGTAAAAACGACCACCAGCGAAGGTTTTATTTTTTCCACCAGGAACAAATATCCTTTAGATTATGGCGCCATTCCTTACAACAGTGACAACTCTTTAAAGATGATCCAAAAGCTTCAGACCTCGTTTAGAAACTCCACGTTTGTTGAACAGGTTCAGTCAGTGAACAAAGGGATGGGCGAGAAAACGGTCTCTGCCAACTTGATAAAATTTAATGAATATGGAACCAGCGTTTTGCCACAGTATATACTCTCACTAAATGCGGCAAATGGTATAACTGATTTTAAAGATTCAAATCAGTTGCTTCAGGGTGGCACCTACATTTTCGATATCGATTCACGCTACCAAATTAAACAGTCAATTGAAGGTTATGACCTTTACCAAAAACCGCTCACTGCAATCGGCACTGATAACATACCAATGAGTACACATTGGGGTTTGAAAAAGACTTTGCCGATTGCTACTGCCAGCAATGCGAAGGCAGGCCAATTTGCTTACTCCAATTTTGAAGCGTTTGGTCTCGCTGTCGATATTTCAGGATTTGAATTTCAGCTAAGTGGCAGTCAAGCGATTGGGATGGGTCGCACAGGCAACAATGCACTTCATCCGGTTGCTAAACTTACCCGAACGATTGACAAGGCTGAGGCGCTCAATTATATATTATCATTTTGGATGAAAAAGCAAAGTGGTTCAGTAGATTTTAACGTGACTATCAAGAATACTTCTTTAACCACTACCTACTATAGCAATACCTTTACGGTTAATCCATCGACTTCTAATTTTGAATATTTTCAGAAAGTAATTCCATCAACATCCTTCCCGGCCAGTTTTGTAATAGAACTGCAAGGTCAATTTGCACCGGGTATTACTGTAGTTTCTTCCAATTCATTATTGCCTGTGATTGATGATGTTCTTTTTTACCCTGACAATTCGGACGTAACAACCTATTCTCACGATCCGGCTTACGGAGTTCAATCGGTGACCAATAGCAGAGGACTCACCCGCTTTACAAAGTATGACAATTTGGGGCGGGCAGTCTACGAGTTGGATCAAGACAATAATATTCTTAAGAAGAATACATATAAGTATGCCGCAACACCAACACCCATTTTGACTGCCAATTTCTCCTGGGCAGACGGTCAAGTCTACGATTTCACAGACATTGTATTTGCTGCGTTTGGCAACGACTGCATTGATGGTGCAACTTATCAATGGGATTTTGGAGGAGGAGTACTGCTCAGTGGAAAAAGTGTTACTTACAACTATTCAACCACTGGCACTAAGGCGGTCATACTAAATGTAACACACCCTACCTATGGTTTTGCAACAGTTACTAGAAGTTTTTCTGTTGCACTGAAGACATGGAATGCAAATATTTGTGCAAAGGGTGTTGCTAACTATAATCAATGTACAGGGGATGTATTACAGACTTATACGTGTAGTTCGATAACCGCTAATCCCCCTAGCCTTGGAACAATTTTTCAAGCTTTATCTTTTACCCTACCCCCGGGCGAGTCAATTGTAGGCTATCAATGGAAGAAAAAATATACCACTGATTTGTATTGGACAAATGTTTCCACTACAACTTCTTATACCGCTTCTTCTCTCTACAATGACCCCGGTTCAATTGATATTCTTTTTGAAGCAACTACTAATACTGGCAGAAAATGTATTGCTGGATCGGCAATTAGTATCACCACGTGCAACTAAGAGATTATAGCATCATCAATGGATAAAGAAATAAATATGGGGTTATCAATGACTTTCTTCGATAAATCAAGGATAGGAATTTGTTTATTTTTCTTGTTTTCAATTTTTAGTTTCCCGGTTTCAGCCCAATACTATACGGTGCAGGGAAACACGCAAGTAATTGCTGGCACTTCTTCGACCTATATTTATTCCATTGATCCAGCTAATGGCATCTTGATGGCAAACCCTGTTTGGACAGTATCAAGTCAGGGAACAATTATCAGTTCTACTATTGCTGGTGAATATGCAACCTCGGCTGTGATACAATGGAATACATCCGGCTCCGCCACCGTAACAGCTAAATCCAGATTGTCGGCACAAGCAACCCTTGGTGTATCGGTTATTACGTGTACTAACTTCCCTGTACCCACAAACATAACTATTGGCAATATTATCTGCGGCTCTGGCAGCACTACTATTACAGCGACTCCTGCAGGCGGTGCCTCTACACTAAGTTGGTTTAATTCCTCAACTGGTGGCTCACCATTCCACGTGGGACTGTCGCTTCCTACTGGTATTTTATCAACATCCAAAACATATTATGTTGCTTCACAAGATAATACCTATTGTTACAATAGCCCTCGGGCCGCGGTAAATGTCATTGTTAATGCTGTTCCAGCTGCCCCAACATCAAGTTCTGCCCCAACCATTTGCAAATCACAAACCGCTTTACTTTCGGCAACACCTGCAGTCAATTGCGTTTTACGTTGGTACGATGTACCTTCTGGAGGTGCAGCATTACCATCATCTGGCAACAACTTCACAACCCCGCCACTCTCAGCCACCACCACTTACTATGTCGAAAGTTTTAATTCATTAACAGGATGTATTTCTGCACAAACGGCAGTCACGGCTACCGTAGTTACCACGCCTATAACAGCGGCTGGCGAACCCAGTGCGGTGATATATGGATCCGGATCTACTACT
This genomic window contains:
- a CDS encoding PKD domain-containing protein, with the translated sequence MEIKRNNKLPLFINEKIVGRLLRATLLLHFLMASSFNCLSQGEIPVDMFTGTPSIQIPLWSLTDYDLVDNVQLNYKSTGLRVGQPVGDFGIGWSLQAGGSITREVKGLPDDFQGVGADLRRGWLYLISAGNGVASDVGGFTNSADLAAGSSCTDETTDYNNLNGYNYNIDTEPDVYSYSVGSFSGKFVFDNSNSTPVIRLVPFVDIKIQPIFSSASDFKIQSFKITTNNGVVYTFDQPVMQDRWTEKLDWSFNPSNPVQFRQRDFSLYDLARYNKKVNFASEWKLSRMDSPSGAYIVYNYTSYLTTSIEPFIVGFRSPTSSGIISKSIFSTRTDGEQKTLASIRASSGQQLTIATSENKRTILVSDSRRAVTSIKRYELSVGSFLTSIQEISGCDLLPPYKFTYVGVTPDGAATEYPTQTSFEKDFWGYYNGKTNTHAFPKLYVYPALPPSERYRIHPIPGYSGQVYVLDGSDRIPNSNSMQIGVLETIQYPTGGASTIKYEPNSYYDQLSAQTLIGGGLRVASVTYFDGINTASKIIKNFRYNDESGQTSGRLLTKPAFAIPTYEYWDPTTSSPEARKSYAQLSAGSAQEMWEYLTVRTEDDLFSTETTRDSYIGYKTVTVTRPGSGSAKFEFSLPGSFGESINGDWISTQNKFVRNSATCPTMGIVSDGGTYAFPYAPNTNYEYERGLLLTKTEFNQAGTKVRETINLYQSLIVPGTQPLKVWGLKYDRYSNSLDAFFYGKYYYLTGVQKVALSEMVTVFDDADVSRKTTSKTEFFYESPYHKLLSRVKTTTSEGFIFSTRNKYPLDYGAIPYNSDNSLKMIQKLQTSFRNSTFVEQVQSVNKGMGEKTVSANLIKFNEYGTSVLPQYILSLNAANGITDFKDSNQLLQGGTYIFDIDSRYQIKQSIEGYDLYQKPLTAIGTDNIPMSTHWGLKKTLPIATASNAKAGQFAYSNFEAFGLAVDISGFEFQLSGSQAIGMGRTGNNALHPVAKLTRTIDKAEALNYILSFWMKKQSGSVDFNVTIKNTSLTTTYYSNTFTVNPSTSNFEYFQKVIPSTSFPASFVIELQGQFAPGITVVSSNSLLPVIDDVLFYPDNSDVTTYSHDPAYGVQSVTNSRGLTRFTKYDNLGRAVYELDQDNNILKKNTYKYAATPTPILTANFSWADGQVYDFTDIVFAAFGNDCIDGATYQWDFGGGVLLSGKSVTYNYSTTGTKAVILNVTHPTYGFATVTRSFSVALKTWNANICAKGVANYNQCTGDVLQTYTCSSITANPPSLGTIFQALSFTLPPGESIVGYQWKKKYTTDLYWTNVSTTTSYTASSLYNDPGSIDILFEATTNTGRKCIAGSAISITTCN
- a CDS encoding IS1380 family transposase encodes the protein MEHHYTDKLVTAWGGMKEMKILIDQTGISKKLAELGLPESKSNNRIDAVGIIESFWVGIWIGCFRFSHTAVVRVDEVLRQIFGWKRVASGTTFGRFFKKFTPSMNHQIFIELYTWFFEQIQFDNYTLDMDSSVITRYGEQEGSKKGYNPKKPGRGSHHPLFAFVNDIRMVANCWNRSGNTGSNSNCIHFLEETFAILKNKTVGLFRADSGFCTGTVLDFIEQRNIPYVIACKLYANLQASIYGITQWNAIGEGLWVSEINYQQGGWGKARRIVVIKQSEEIRARATGKKLKTLFSSVGIADEKVYRKRYHAFVTNQALPATEIWEQYKRRGDAENRIKELKEDFGTEGFCMDSFCATETAMRFVMVAYNLMSLFRQITHQKQPQPKLSTLRFNCFAVGSWVEQEAQKWVLKMSVPLKRRQWYDGLFSNVQKINLPLSLTG